The sequence TTAAATGGCTAGCTTCTAGTGGGGCGCGCCCTAAATTTGTGGAGAGCACCACCCCCGTGGCGTTGTAAAGGAGCTTTAAGGGGGGCGACATTAAAGAGTCGTAGCGTTCCTTGACAAGCTCTACCCACTCATTTAAACTTGCACAGGCAAAGGGAGTAACTTGGTGGGCTTTAAAAAGGGCTGTGGCTAGAGCTTTTAGAGGGGCTTTGGGGTAATCTTGCAAAGCTGGGGCATTTAAGAGGGCGTGCATGGCGGGGGGGCGGTTTTTCATAGGGAGGATTGTAACACAAAAGAGCATTTTTAGTTATACTAAAAGCTCATCAACGCATAGGGGTTGGCATGCAAAATTATGGTTTGAATTATTGGGGCAAGGAGGATTTTATCATTGAGGAGGGGCTTGTAAAAGTCAATACGGGCAACAAGCCCAGCCTACTAGATTTGGTCTTGGATATGCGCGAGCAGGGCTTTAAGGGTCCCTTGCTTTTACGCTTCCCCCATTTGATTTCTAAACAAGTGCACAAGCTCTTTTCTATGTTCTCCCATGCCATTTCCCAATACCATTACAGCGGGGCGTTTAAGGCGGTCTTTCCCCTAAAGGTCAACCACATGCCAAACTTTGTGCATGCTTTGGTGGAAATTTCTGCAAAATTTAAGGGGGCGTATGGGCTAGAGGCGGGATCTAAGGCGGAGCTGATTTTAGCCATGGCGTATATCCACGACAACGCCCCCGTTACAGTCAATGGTTTTAAAGACAAGGAGATGATCGAGCTAGGCTTCATCGCCGCGAGCATGGGGGCAGACATCACACTCACCATTGAGGGACTCAGTGAATTAAAGAGCATTATTGAAGTGGCGCTCGAAAATAACACGATTGGCGAAAATGTTAAGTTTTGTCCTAAAATTGGCATCCGTGTGCGCTTACACAGCTCGGGGGTGGGGGTGTGGGCTAAAAGCACGGGCATCCACGCCAAATTTGGGCTTGCCAGCACTGAATTACTAGAAGCCATGCACCTACTAGAAACGCATGGCTTGCTAGGGCAACTTACCATGATCCATTTTCACATCGGCAGCCAAATTAGCGACATCACCCCCCTAAAAAAGGCGCTCAAAGAGGCGGGCAACATTTACGCCGAGTTGCGTAAAATGGGGGCGTTTAACTTGAATAGCATCAACATCGGCGGGGGGCTAGCCATTGAATATTCCCAGCACAAGCACCAGTGTGAGCGCAACTACACCCTAGAGGAATTTGCCGGCGATGTGGTGTTTTTGCTTAAAGAGATTGTAAAAAATAAGAAAGAGCTAGAGCCAAATATTTTTATCGAATCGGGGCGTTTCATCAGTGCTACACACGCCGTGCTTGTCGCCCCCGTGTTGGAGTTGTTCTCCCAAGATTACGATGAAAGCACCTTGCGCCTTAAAAAGTCTAACCCCCCCCTAGTGGCAGAGATGGAGGACTTATACCACAACATCAATAGCAAAAACGCCATTGAGTATTTGCACGACAGCCTAGATCACATGGAGTCGTTGTTTACGCTCTTTGATTTGGGCTACATCGACCTACAAGATCGCAGCAATGCTGAGGTGTTGGGGCATTTGATCATTAAAAAGGCGATCGGGTTTTTGCGCCACAAAGATCACAACGACATCATCCGTATCCAAGAGCAGGTGCAAGAGCGTTATTTGTTAAATTGCTCATTTTTCCAAAGCTTGCCCGATTATTGGGGCTTAAGGCAGGGCTTTCCTGTAATGCCCTTACACAAGTTAGAGGAGGAGCCTACAAGGAGTGCGAGTTTATGGGACATCACATGCGATAGCGATGGGGAGATCAGCTTTGATAAAGACAAACCCCTTTTCTTGCACGATGTGGATGTGCGCCAAGAAGATTATTTTTTGGGTTTCTTTTTAGTGGGGGCGTATCAAGAGGTTTTAGGCATGCACCATAATTTATTCACGCACCCCACAGAGTGCAGCGTGCAGATCACAGACGAGGGCTATGAACTCACCGATATCACCCAAGCCCAAACGATTTTAGACGCTTTGGAGGATTTGGACTACGACACCAAAGAGATCGAGCGGATTTTGAAACAAAAGATCGAGGATAGCGAGCTGTTGGAGGATAGCGAGGATAAAAAGGAAATGCTCGGGCGGTTGTATGTGATGCTGAGTGAAAATGGCTACTTACGCACCCTTGCTATGCAAGAGTAGGTTTTTTGTTATAATTTGTTTTTTAGGGAGCGCACATGGATTTTGTAGATTTTAGTTTAAACACCATCGAAGTTGCGATTTTACAGCACGGCTATCAGGGCAGTGTGCAAGCCACTTTAGAGCACATCGCCACGCTTTTAGCCAAGGCCAAGGCCAAGCACCCCCATTTAGATTTAGTGGTCTTGCCCGAGTTGCACCCCTACCCTTATTTTTGTCAACACGAGGACGCTAAGTATTTTGCATGGGCACGGGAGTTTAAGGCGCAGTGCAATTTTTTAAGTGGGCTGGCTAAGGCGCACGAGGTGGTGTTGGTCGGCTCGCTCTTTGAGGAGCGCATGGTGGGGGTGTATCATAACAGCGCCGTGGTGTTTGAGAAAAATGGCAAGTTACTCGGGGTGCAAAGAAAAATGCATATCCCCGATGACCCCCGCTTTTATGAAAAATTTTATTTCACCCCAGGGGATAGATACGCCCCCATTGCTAGCAGTGTGGGGAGTTTGGGCGTGTTGGTGTGCTGGGATCAGTGGTATCCAGAGGCAGCAAGGCTTATGGCTTTACAAAAGGCGGATATTTTGATTTACCCGAGTGCGATCGGCTGGTTTTGTGATGAAGAGAGCGAGGATTTAGAGGAGAAAGATTTACAAAGGCAGGCGTGGATTGGGGTGCAAAGGGGGCACAGCATCGCCAACACGATCCCCGTGATCGCCTCTAATCGGGTGGGCTTTGAGGCTGACCCTTCGGGGGAGACGAGCGGATTAGAGTTTTTGGCTCTAGTTTTATTTTTGGGGCGTTTGGCAAAGAGTTAGCCCAAGCGGGCTTTGAGGAAGAGATTTTATATACCTGCATTGATTTGGATGAAAGCGCGAGAGTGCGCCAAATGTGGCCTTTTTTTAGGGATCGGCGCATCGACACTTATAAACCCCTCATAAGACGGGTTGTGGATAAAGGATAGGTTTTGCTGCTCACAAATCCCGCAGTTATCGCCGTGCTTGTCATGGTGGCTCTTAGTTTAGCCCGCTTGAATATTTTGCTTGCGATCATCAGCGCCACACTTGTGGGTGGGCTTATGGGGGGGCTTGGGCTTGTAGACACCACAAGAATTATGATTAATGGCATGCAAGGCAATTTAGAAACCGCTTTAAGTTATATTCTGCTCGGGGCTTTGGCTGTAACGATTTCCAGCGGTAATTTAATGAAGGTGGTTTTGTTTAAGCTTGTGGGTTGGTTGGATCAAAAACGCACGATTTTTTGCTTTTTAATCGCCTTCATTGCGTGCTTTTCGCAAAATTTGATCCCCGTGCACATCGCCTTCATCCCCATTTTAATCCCCCCGCTCTTGCATTTAATGAACCGCCTACAAGTCGATCGGCGCGCGGTGGCGTGTGCGCTCACCTTTGGCTTGCAAGCCCCTTACATGACCATCCCAGCGGGCTTTGGGCTGATTTTTCTAAATTTGATCGTGGATAATCTACACCAAAACGGCATACAAACCAACCTTAGCGAAGTGGTGGCCGTCATGTCTATTTCTGGTTTAGCCATGCTCTGCGGGCTTGTGGTAGCGATCTTGGTGCTGTATAGAAAGCCCCGTATTTATGAGGACCGCTTAGAAAGCAGCACCCATGAAGAGCTGAAACTGCAAAAAAAGGACTATCTTGCTTTAGTGGGCATTGTGCTCGCCTTTGTGGTGCAGATCCTCACGGGGTCTTTGCCCCTTGGGGCGTTTATTGGGCTTATGGTGATGCTCGTGGGGGGGGTGATTAAGTGGAGACAGATGGACATGGTGATTGATGAGGGCGTGAAAATGATGGCGTTTGTCGCCTTTGTCATGCTCGTGGCTTCGGGCTTTGGCGAAGTTTTGCAAAAGACCCATGCGATCACGGATTTAGTCCATATCGCCAGTGGGGCGATCTCAGGTAAGTTTGCGGGGGCTCTTATCATGCTAGTGATTGGACTATTCATCACGCTAGGCATAGGCACTTCCTTTGGCACTCTGCCCATCATCGCCACCTTTTACTGCCCCCTATGTGTGGCTTTGGGCTTTGACACAAAAGCAACAATCCTGCTTATAGGCATCGCAGCGGGCTTAGGCGATGCAGGCTCACCGGCTTCAGATAGCACCATAGGACCGACCACGGGGCTAAACGCCGACCAGCAGCACAACCACATCTACGACACTTGTATCCCCACTTTCTTGGTTTACAATATCCCCCTCATGGTCTTTGGCATAGTGGGAGCGTTGCTATTATAAAAGCGCAAAAATGGTGGCGTTTAAGGCGCATTTTAAAGCTGGCGATCCCCTCAGGGGTGAATAACTTTTTAGAAATTTTTGTGCTCGCCGTGTCTGTGGTTTTCATGGGACGGCTTTCGGACAACCATATTGTAGCCATGGGCGTGGGCTTGCAATACATCATGCTTTTCTACGCCCTAAACTCCATTTTTTACATAGGCACAAACGCGACTTTAAGCCGCCTCGTGGGGGCAAAGGATATCGAATTGGTCGCCATAGGCTACTCAAGCATTTTAATCGGGGCGTGTGTGCTGTGTGCGGCGGCTGGGGTGGCCGGCTTTCTTGGCATTAATACGTTTGTCAAGTGGATGGGAATTGCTGGCACAGCAAGAAGCCTAGCCAAAGAGTATTTACAGATTTTAATTTGGGCGATGCCCGCCCTCTTGGTGAAAAACACGATGGCAAGCGCACTCGCAAGCTTGTCTGACACCCTGACCCCCTTTGTGCTTAAAATTGTGATGAGTGCGCTGTGCTTGTTCTTAAATTATGCCTTGATTTTTGGGCATTTTGGCTTTGCGCGCCTTGGCATTAAGGGGGCAGCGGTGGCGAGCGTGGCGGTGGCGGTTATAGAGCTCTTGCTGCTCTTTTTAGCCATTAGTCTTAAAAAGCACAACCCCTTAAAGTTCCGCTTGGTCTTTGACAACACCCTCTTTAAGAAAGCTTGGCAAGTGGGCTGGCCCTCGGGTTTTGAAAGGCTCTTGACCCTCTTTTCTATGGCGTTGGTGTCTAAGTTCGTGGCAAGTTATGGCAATGAAGTGCTGGCGGGCATGCAAGTGGGCTTAAGGGTGGAAACCTTTAGCTACATGCCAGGTCTTGGCTTCACCATTGCGTGTATGGTGTTGGTGGGGCAGCATTTGGGGGCAAATCAAGTCAACAGAGCGCAAGAGTATATCCGCACGACTTTAAAAGTGGCGGGGGTGGGGCTGGGCTTCTTGGGCGTGGGGATGATTGTTTTTGCCAAAGAGCTAGCCACAATCTTTAGCACCAATAAGGAGGTTGTGCAGGTGGCGGCGTGGTATTTAATGGCGGTGGGGGTGTCGCAAATGCCTTTAATTTGCTTGTTTGTGCTCGATGGGGCGTTTCGGGGGGCGGGGATGGCGAAGGTATCGCTGTTCATCAACACCTGTAGCTTGTGGAGTTTGCGGATTTTGCCCATGTTTATCTTTTGGCGTTTGGGGCTTTCAGTGCGTTGGTTCTTTGTGCTGATTTGTTTGGAAACCTTTGCACGGGCGGGCTTTTTTTACATTGCCTACAAAAAGGGTATATGGAAAAAGCCCGGGCGTTTTGCTACCTAGTTAGAGCTTCTTTATGGGGGCGTTTTAAATCGCTTTGGAGCATGTCTAGCACCAAATCTTGCACGCTAAACTCCCTTTGCTAGCCTAACTCTTTTTCAATTTTAGAGGGTTGCCAGGGAGTAAATTCACCTCTATGGGCGGAAGTAGTGGTGATCTACCCTAAGTAGCACACACCCTTTTTTAAGCGGAGCAAGTTTGAGACTGTCTAAAAGCGGGCTAGATTTAAAATTATCAACACCCTTTCTCATCTAGCCCACTGCCTTAAAACTCGAGCTTGAGCCCTAGCTTTTCACACGCCATTAAAACGAAATCCCTAATTCTCATCGTCTGTCCGCTCGTCACCACATAATCCACCGACTGGCTGTGTTGTAAAATCAAGCGCATGGCTCATAGTCCCTGGCGTGCCCGTAACCCTCTTAGTATCCAAATACCTAAATACAAGCACTCTTGTAGTCCCAAAACAATACGGCTAAGTGCCATGGTGATTTTACGCGTTACAAAGGTTTCGCCCCGCATGGGGCTTTCGTGGTTGAATAAAATCCCATTGAGCGCAAACATGTTGTAGGCTTCGCAGTGCTTCTTGCTGATGTAATAGGCGTAGAGTTTAGCTACGGCGTGGGGGCTTCGTGGGTTAAGGGGGTGTTTTCATTTTGCGGGCTAGACTTTGGCAACTAAGCTAGCTTGTTGCTTGGGTCGATCAAATCGCCATAGTGCAAAAAGCAGTTTATGGGCAAGGATGTCTTCATAAATCGCGTCTATACGGGCGGCGAAAAGACAAACAACCTTTTAATGCCTGCATAGCCAAATCTAGTAGAAGTGGGCTAAATAGCTCCCGTCCTATCCTATAATGCCTGCGATGAGGGTGGTCTTTTTATCCTCTAAGGTCTTTGGTAGTCATCGTGCAAGCGTTCAATGTCGTTTTCATCTAGGATTGCTCCGCATTGCACTTCTAAGATTTTTAGGGGCTGGTCTGTGTCGTTGCCAAGGCGGTGGATTTGCCCCTGTTTGATAAACACGCTCTCATTGGTGGGCACACTTAAAGACTTTTCGCCCACCACCACGCTCGCCACCCCCTCCACCACGACCCAATGCTCGCTTCTGTGTTGGTGCTTTTGAAGGCTCAGGCGTTTATGTGGGGTGATCTCTAAGAGTTTTACCTTAAAAAAAGGACGCTCTAGCAGCACTTCAAAACTACCCCAAGGGCGGTATTCTAGGGGGTAGGTTTTAAGCAGATTGGGGTATTTCTCCCCCACGCACAGCACAAGCTCTTTTAAATGATCTAAATGCGTCTTTGTGGCGACTAGCAAAGCGTCCTTGCTATCCACCACCACGCAATTTTCAAGCCCTAGCAAACACACCAATTTATCGGGCGTGCTGTAGGTGTAGTTGTGCTTGGCGTGTAGGTTTAAAAGCGTGCCTTGGTGCGCCACATTGCCCACATCATCGGCGGGCAAACTCGCCTGCAAGCTCGCAAAATGCCCCACATCCTGCCAATGGGCATCTAAGGGCACGAGCTTTAACCCCTTGCACTTTTGCCACAACAACACATCCACGCTGCCCTCTTCTAGATCTGCCATATCCTCGCATTTTAAAATGGTGGGCAGTTTCTTGGCGCTGAGGTAAACCTTTTTGCACGCCTCCAACATTTGGGGGGCGTGTTGTTTGCACGCCTCTAAGAACACCCCTGCCTTAAAGACAAACATGCCACTATTGATATAAAAATCTCCGTCCTCTTGCTGCAATTTGGCAATCTCTTCGGGGGTTGGCTTTTCTATGAAGTCTAACACCGCACACACCCCATTTTGTGCCTTTTCACAGCGCATAAAGCCGTATTGGTTGCTCGGCTTCTTAGCAATGCCAAAGAGCACCATATGGTTATTTTTGGCGCAATCTAGGGCGGTTTGTAAGGCAGTGTTGAATGCCTCTTTATCCATTATGTGGTCTGTGGGGCTGATGACTAAAATCTCATTAGAGTCGCAAGCTAGGGCGGCAAGCATTAAGGCGTTCATCGTATTCTTACCCGCACTCTCTAGCAAAAATTGCGTGTGCTTTTCTAAATGGGCTTTTGTGATCTCTTCTAGGGCGTGGAAGTAATGCACCTCGTTACACACCACTAAAAATTTTGCGTTGGGGGATTTCAAACGCTCCAAAGCCAACCCAAATAAACTTTGCTCCCCATAGAGTTTTAAAAATTGTTTAGGGAAGTGCTCTCGACTTAAAGGCCATAATCTCTTGCCACTGCCCCCACTCAAAACCACATGCACCACAGCAAACCCCTAAAATAAACTAAAGTCGCATGCTAGCGTAAATGGACTTAAACTCCCCCATAAGACTTAAAGTACGATTCTGTCAATATATCTGTCATTAAACCCCTTTTTTAGATATTCTTTGAGTGTCCTCTCTGGTTATTCCTTACCAATCTTATCCGTAGCAATGTCTAACACTAAGGGTTCAAAAAATTTTTCACAATCATTGTTTATAGGTTTATCATTGAGCTTGAGAAAGTGTATGGCTAAATACACGGCTGTGCGCTTGTTTTCATCAAAAAATGGATGGAATTTCACACATGAAAAGACAAGATATGCGAGTTTAGACTCAAAAGTGGGGCAATGCCTATCGTTGCGGATATAGTTTAGGACACTCTCTAAATACCCCATGCTAGTTAGATTATAATCTTTAAGCCCCTCGGTGAGCCCTAATATCTCATCATGGATTTCAATCACCGTTTCAAAAAAACAAAAAAAAAACAAAAAAAACACTTATTTTTTTGCCAATCGTTGATAAACCGCTAAAATCTCAGGGTCATTCAACCTCGCCCTACACGCAGTACGCACCTCTTTAGATTCTTGTGCCATGTGCTTGGCTTGTGGCCCTATCTCTAAAACCTACCCATTTTTGGTCCTTCTGAGTCTGTCATACCCATCCTTTGCAAGTCTTCATGTGTTATTGTAGCATACTAGATTATCCACCATAAAATTACAACTTCCTCTCCAAAAGGTGAGATTATTGGTAGAATCAACAGATATGCATTAGTAAGGAACATGATGAAAAAAATGATACTTTTAGGATTGTATTTTTTAAGCACTCTGCAAGCCACGCAATATTTCTTTAGAGATTTTCACTCTGCTCATTTGGAGCGCTCTACCCATCTGCACAGAAAGCTTAGAAAAGAAATCCAAACATGTACGCAACTTAACACACTGCCACATTATACCCCCACGGGTGAGAGAAAAGCCGATCCATGCAGCGCAGAATTCAAAAGATCGGCCACTCTGTCCTACGATTTAGCCTTAGGCTTCCTTGTCAGTGAAAAGAAAGAATACGGAGAAAGAGCTAAAGAGATCTTGGAGAAGTGGGCACAAAGTCTTGAAGTGGTTGGCTCAAAAGAAGCCGAAAACTTGATCAATTTCTACATGCCCTACATGAACATGGCTTATCTTTTCATCCGCTCAAAGTTTCCTAGCCCTGCATTTGAGCGATTTTCTCGTAATATGCTAGTGTATGCGCGTTATAGCAAAGACAATAACATCGGGGCTTGGAGTATACTTTTTGGTGTGAGTAGCGCACTTGTAATCGGTGATCATGCTCTGCTTCTAAGGATGGCGCATAAGTGGCAAAAGTGGATTTTAAATGCCATTGATGAAAATGGTGTGATGGCAAAAGAAATCGTGCGCAGCAACACCGCTAATTACAATGGAGGCCCCACTAAGGGCATTAAGGGAATTGCCTATACGCACTTTGCCCTTACACCTATCAGTGTAGCCGGACAATTACTTGCAGAAAATGGCTTTGATCTATGGCATAGCCGTGCAGCCCAAAAACTTTTTAAAGCCTACAACAAAACTGCAGAGTGGGTGCTTGACCCTACAACCTTTCCTTACTACCAACCAAACTTAATTGGCGTAACCCATGACGCTTATTTTCTTCTGTTAAACCAATACTTTAAGAGTGCAGCTGGGCAGCAAGCCATTAAACAAGACGGCTTTAAGGGCGATCGTTTTAGGTTGCAGTTCAATGATGATTTAAAAATTAGGTAGATATTTCGCCAAGTTTATGGCGTGCCCCCATTTCTTTATGGGTAACTACGAAGCCTTTATTCTAAAATAAAAATGCCAAATGGCACTAGCTCTTGACAAATTAAAAAATTTATGCTAGCAATATGTGGTATGAGTAAGTTACTTTATGCCCTCGTGTTGGTGGGGCTTGGTGAATGCTTGGCGGATTCCAAGAGTGGTTTCTTCATAGAGGCGGGGTTTATGACAGGCATGCTAAAAAGTAGCGAGGTGTTGGCTAAGAAACAAAGGGCGACGTCTTTTGTTAGCACCGCCCAACTTAAAGCACACGCTTTAACCATGTTCAACTCTGCAGATAAGGTGATTAAAAATCCCAAGAGGGATTTTAGCACCCTATCCCCCATTAAAATCTCTCTTAAAGACAAAACTCTCACTCTGCAAAACTTTCTACCCTACACTCTCCACAATGTAGATCTCTACGCTAACATCAATGGCAAAGAAGTTAAGGTTGGGACGCTAGAATCCTTGCCCGGGCACATAGAAACAACCCTCTCTGTTAATCTCTTGCCAGAAATTGCCAAAGTGGAGAACAATTTAGGTTCTGAATTTTTGATTAGGAGTTCTGCACAATCCGATGTCATCACGCATAGGGTATTGGAGGCGATTGAGCAGATTAAAGTTAATCTAATGGGAACTTTTGTGGATTGGTCCAATGGGGATAAAACGAATAATTGGCAGCCCCCCACTCCCAAACAAGCGAGCGAATATGTGGATTTGCTTTTAAACCTCACTTCCGTTCTCAGCTCAAAAGAATTTGAAGAGGCAATTTTAAATGCCCCTTTTGACTTCTCAGATAGGACACCTCCCGGGCAAAATGGTAGGCTTGATCCTAGCAAACTAGGTGCTGTGGCTTCTAAGATCGATCCGCAAGTAGTGGTGGATGTTTTCCGCCAAGCAGCACATCTCGATCTTGGTGTGATCAATGAGAAAAAATATAATCTCTATGGTTTGGGAGGGGTGGGGTCATTTGGTTTGCAACCTTGGATGATAGACCCTTCAAGGGCTAGGATGTGGAAAACTTACGACACTTTGACAAAAGAGCGTGAGCACGAGCCTTTAGAGGCCATTATACACGAGTTTGCACACACCAAGAATTACACCCACAACGGCAACATGACCTATGCCAATGCCCCCAATAGCCAATACACCATCGACAACCAAAAGGTGGATGCCGGTTTTGTTAGATTGACTGAAAAGGTTTGGGCGCAATTAGGGCATGCCAATAAGTTGCCGATTAATTACACCGAGATCCCCATTTCGCACACAATCAACTCTGTTCCCTACGCAAGCTTTATGCAAGGTTTCTCTAACACCTTGAATAACCAAAGCACGGATGCCATTGTGGGCTTTAATGTCAAAAGTGGTTATCAGCAATTTTTTAACCCCTACTTTGGTTTAGCCTACTACGCACTCTTTAAATATGGCTGGACAAAAACAAAAGGCTATGCCAAGACCGTCACGCAAATGGGTGCTGGGGTTGGGGCGGATATGTTGGTGAACTTTTTTGCAAGGGATAAAACGAGCATGGGGTTTTTTGTAGGGGCTAGGGGGCTTTGGAATCGCTATAACTTACTGCGGACTTTTAGGGACACGGGCAATGTGAATGCGGTTTCGGGCTTTAATTACTACTACGGACGCTCTAAGTATAGTTTCGGTGTCTCTGTGCCCTTGATACAAAGAAGTTTAAGGGTTCGGGTGAACACCCAAGATTATGCGGGCGAGGTGCTGATCCAAGAGGGCAGCACCCATTTTAATGTTTTCTTTAACTATGGGTTTTCTTTGTAGGTCTGTAGCCTTTAGCTCCCATAGATTAGGCTTACTATCCGCTCACCTAATGCGCCTATGTCTTGTTTGCCGACCGCTCCATTTGCCAAAAAGTCTTTCAAGCATAAAATAGACCTCAATGTTTGAGGGCGTGTTGTTGATGAAGTAGGTAAAGTCTTGATAGCCCATGCGAAAAGGTGTGCCCTTATACAAGGGGATCCTCACACCTAGTTTATAAACCCAAGCATTGTGCTGGTATCTTGTGCCAAAGTCGATAAGCGAATCGTATAAAACCCCGTGGGTGGGGGCTATCGGTGCTTGTGTGCCCATAAAATTGAATTTTTCTGTAAAGCCCACATAAAAGCCGGCAAAATTTGCATTAGACGCATCGTTGTTGACATAGAAATCTGCCAAAATGTCTGCGGTTAATTGCAAATAGCCCACATCTAGCTTTTTGAGTGCCGCAAAACCGGGGGCTGGTACTAGAAAGGAATAGCCACCGAGCGCAAACACATCAAAGCCAAAGTATTTGCTAAAAAACCGCTGGTAGCCAGCACCTCCACCAAGGTTATAAGCCTTGTTTTCAAAGATAGTGCTGTTTACGGCACGGGAGACGGAGTTTATAAAGCTTGTGCTCGTAATGTTTACAGAAGAGGGCATTTTTTTAAAATTTGGAGCTTGGATATGTGGGGCGGAGACCGGGGTGAGTTGTTGGGTGATGGGGAAGTACTTCTGTGGACTGCCTAAGATTGTTGAAAAATTGTTTGAGCTATCAAGAATTGTACCGAGATTAAAGCGATAAGCTGCCTCCAGACTATTAATATATTTGTCTAGTATCTTTTGTTCCTCTGGACCAGATGATGAAAGTATCGTTTGTTCATATTCAGCATATTTAGCCAGTTCCCTAAACCACCCTAGAACTTGTAAAAAATTTTGCATGGACATTTGCTGAAGACTAGTTATGGGAAAAGATTGTCCGAAGCAAAGTTCGGGGTAGCTGCTAGGTTTTTGCAACCCTCTGCGTCTTGCCTACCTTGTTTTACATTATCCTCGTAATCTTTTGAGCTGAGGACCTTTTGTAGACCTGCGCTACTTGTTGTAATGTTTTCAAAACCTTTCAATAGCCCATCGATTCTACCTAATGTGTTTTGAAGTGTTCCACCATTTCCACCATTTCCACCATTTTCGGCTATTTCGGCTTTTTCGATTGAT is a genomic window of Helicobacter sp. NHP19-012 containing:
- a CDS encoding outer membrane beta-barrel protein, with the protein product MSKLLYALVLVGLGECLADSKSGFFIEAGFMTGMLKSSEVLAKKQRATSFVSTAQLKAHALTMFNSADKVIKNPKRDFSTLSPIKISLKDKTLTLQNFLPYTLHNVDLYANINGKEVKVGTLESLPGHIETTLSVNLLPEIAKVENNLGSEFLIRSSAQSDVITHRVLEAIEQIKVNLMGTFVDWSNGDKTNNWQPPTPKQASEYVDLLLNLTSVLSSKEFEEAILNAPFDFSDRTPPGQNGRLDPSKLGAVASKIDPQVVVDVFRQAAHLDLGVINEKKYNLYGLGGVGSFGLQPWMIDPSRARMWKTYDTLTKEREHEPLEAIIHEFAHTKNYTHNGNMTYANAPNSQYTIDNQKVDAGFVRLTEKVWAQLGHANKLPINYTEIPISHTINSVPYASFMQGFSNTLNNQSTDAIVGFNVKSGYQQFFNPYFGLAYYALFKYGWTKTKGYAKTVTQMGAGVGADMLVNFFARDKTSMGFFVGARGLWNRYNLLRTFRDTGNVNAVSGFNYYYGRSKYSFGVSVPLIQRSLRVRVNTQDYAGEVLIQEGSTHFNVFFNYGFSL